In Oscillatoria acuminata PCC 6304, a single window of DNA contains:
- a CDS encoding cation:proton antiporter: MEEITNLIPEGPIVEFTLLLLVILIVPPIFENLRLPGLIGLLVAGVVLGPDGAGLLNPNTDTMKLLSGIGKIYLMFVAGLEIDIQQFRKTKNRSIGFGTATFLVPLIVGTIIGRSFGFEWNPSILIGSLLASHTLLGYPIVNRLGVVGNEAVTVTIGATIFTDIGALLVLAICVSFNAGEFTAFSLILQLVLLGLYAAGVLFGVDRAGKEYFRRTGDEEGNQFLFVLLALFLAAVGAQLINVDQIVGAFLAGLAVNDVVGNGPVKEKVEFVGSVLFIPFFFVGMGLLLDINGFVETLTTSLGLTLAIVFGLLGSKFLAALVAKLLYRYQWIETLTMWSLSVPQVAATLAAALVGVQQGVITPEVFNTVIVLMLVTSILGPLMTARFASKLPVPKVQIGSDNMSIWWETQEVETRVNPPLATLNDLFTVVVPISNPLTQRYLIQMAALLARHESGQIVPLSVAIAHVHMDEPELDIALKESRRSLDRSVQMLEEFEVKAKPELRIDDDVSRAISRTAREWESNLIVMGWSPTTGLRSRLFGNLINDVFWASHCPVAVMRLIDEPVNIHRLLVPVKNLSPQTLRTVRFAQLFADANSGEITLLHVCARRTPVEQIHRFETDLARLVKRDNSSIKISITSIPDDDVVKVIMKAAQSVDMVILRSIRRRTAGGLTVSNVTTQVIEELKCSLILFGEPHS; the protein is encoded by the coding sequence ATGGAAGAAATAACCAACTTAATTCCCGAAGGTCCAATTGTAGAATTTACCCTTCTACTCTTGGTCATCTTGATCGTCCCTCCGATCTTTGAGAATCTGCGACTACCCGGATTAATCGGGTTGTTAGTCGCCGGAGTGGTTTTAGGTCCGGATGGGGCTGGACTGCTCAATCCCAATACCGACACCATGAAACTACTCTCCGGGATTGGCAAAATCTACCTCATGTTCGTAGCTGGTTTAGAAATTGATATCCAGCAGTTCCGCAAAACTAAAAATCGCTCCATTGGATTTGGGACTGCCACCTTCCTTGTCCCCTTAATCGTCGGCACAATTATCGGACGAAGTTTTGGATTTGAGTGGAATCCTTCCATTTTGATTGGTTCCCTCCTCGCCTCTCATACTCTCCTAGGCTATCCCATCGTCAACCGCTTGGGAGTTGTCGGGAATGAGGCAGTTACCGTGACCATTGGGGCAACTATCTTCACCGACATTGGCGCGTTGTTAGTGTTGGCAATTTGTGTTTCCTTCAATGCCGGAGAATTCACCGCCTTTTCTTTAATCCTCCAGTTAGTCTTACTGGGACTGTACGCCGCTGGCGTATTATTTGGGGTTGACCGGGCAGGAAAAGAATATTTTCGCCGAACTGGAGATGAAGAAGGCAATCAGTTTTTATTCGTGCTGCTTGCCCTGTTTCTGGCCGCTGTCGGCGCGCAATTAATTAATGTGGATCAAATTGTCGGAGCTTTTCTCGCTGGACTTGCCGTCAACGATGTCGTGGGGAATGGTCCAGTTAAGGAAAAAGTAGAATTTGTCGGCAGTGTTTTATTTATCCCATTCTTCTTTGTGGGCATGGGTTTGTTACTCGATATCAATGGATTTGTGGAAACGTTAACCACTTCCCTTGGACTAACCTTAGCCATCGTTTTTGGCTTACTCGGGAGCAAATTTCTCGCGGCTTTGGTTGCCAAACTGTTGTATCGCTATCAGTGGATTGAAACCTTAACCATGTGGTCGCTTTCGGTGCCCCAAGTGGCGGCAACCTTGGCTGCCGCCCTGGTGGGAGTGCAACAGGGAGTGATTACCCCGGAAGTCTTCAATACCGTGATTGTGTTGATGTTGGTAACCTCCATTCTCGGACCTTTGATGACAGCAAGATTTGCCAGTAAATTGCCGGTCCCGAAAGTTCAAATCGGCTCAGATAATATGTCGATCTGGTGGGAAACCCAGGAAGTGGAGACGAGGGTGAATCCTCCTCTGGCGACCTTGAACGATTTGTTTACCGTAGTGGTGCCGATTTCTAATCCCTTGACCCAACGGTATTTAATTCAAATGGCGGCGCTGTTAGCCCGTCATGAGTCCGGGCAGATTGTTCCCTTGTCTGTGGCGATCGCTCATGTTCACATGGATGAACCCGAACTGGATATCGCCCTCAAAGAAAGCCGGCGATCGCTCGATCGCTCCGTTCAAATGTTAGAGGAATTTGAGGTCAAAGCCAAACCCGAACTGCGGATTGATGATGATGTCTCCCGGGCCATCAGCCGAACCGCCCGGGAATGGGAATCCAACTTAATTGTGATGGGATGGAGTCCAACAACGGGCTTGCGATCGCGATTATTTGGCAACCTCATTAATGATGTTTTTTGGGCTTCCCACTGTCCCGTTGCCGTCATGCGCCTAATCGATGAACCCGTTAATATTCATCGTCTCTTAGTGCCAGTCAAAAATTTATCCCCCCAGACCTTGCGAACGGTTCGATTTGCTCAGTTATTTGCCGATGCAAATTCCGGGGAAATTACCTTACTGCACGTTTGTGCGCGCCGGACTCCGGTCGAACAAATTCATCGATTTGAAACCGATCTCGCCCGACTGGTCAAGCGGGATAATTCCTCGATAAAAATTTCCATTACCAGTATTCCCGATGATGATGTGGTCAAAGTCATTATGAAGGCAGCGCAATCGGTGGATATGGTAATCCTCCGCTCAATTCGTCGTCGGACTGCCGGGGGTTTAACCGTAAGTAACGTCACCACCCAGGTGATTGAAGAGTTAAAATGTTCTCTAATTTTGTTTGGTGAACCGCACTCTTAA